One Mustelus asterias chromosome 27, sMusAst1.hap1.1, whole genome shotgun sequence DNA segment encodes these proteins:
- the LOC144480010 gene encoding zona pellucida-like domain-containing protein 1, producing MEYGFPGARVRDVTERLQGIPKGEGEQLEVVVHIDTSDIDRKRDENLQQEFREQAEKQDLKGCMAALIWAFSRISLLRLLQDSQADDSCGAGFNRYPANEDISVNCGIQVIDLSINICPLYFAGFDPLTLDLNGQDSDPQCAGRVDASLSPPRIHYSFVIDDASHSSCGSQFQILDEGPGTGTLTQFSNLQSVVISGFIDSPENGASVVSYRPDIFFKFSCKYPLEYILKNTKLKASSISVAVAMSNGSFSSSLTLQLYNDQNFTSALIIPDTGLPLRYKVYVEVSVNNLTANFNVLLDHCFATPSPFNASALDTGYSFFVGCNVTPHTNIITNGIGQKSQFVFDAFRFTEHSDRKVSTVYVHCITRLCEAQTCHTLLKGCFRDGRRKGQSREDSPRERVTTETFTVSSGPIYTSEEEYTVSGLPAPWNDTAQSGKDNHMSLVGPIIGIVLAVTAGGLMIATIRKWIRSQVTKRKQPEGNHKDTGYSAN from the exons atggaGTATGGTTTCCCTGGTGCCCGGGTCAGAGATGTCACTGAACGCCTGCAAGGCATTCCGAAAGGGGAAGGTGAACAGTTAGAGGTCGTGGTTCACATTGATACCAGTGACatagatagaaagagggatgagaacctgcaacaggaatttagggagcagGCTGAAAAACAGGACCTcaaaggtt GTATGGCAGCCCTGATCTGGGCGTTCTCCCGCATCTCACTCCTGCGTCTCCTTCAAGATTCACAAGCTGATGATAGTTGTGGGGCCGGGTTTAACAGGTACCCAG CAAATGAAGATATTTCCGTTAATTGCGGCATTCAGGTCATCGATTTATCCATTAACATTTGTCCTCTGTACTTTGCTGGCTTTGATCCTTTGACCTTGGATCTGAATGGTCAAGATAGTGACCCGCAGTGTGCTGGGAGAGTGGACGCTTCACTCAGTCCTCCCAGGATTCATTATTCATTCGTTATTGATGATGCCAGCCACagcagctgtgggagtcagttccAG ATTCTCGATGAAGGGCCTGGAACTGGAACTTTGACTCAATTTTCCAACCTCCAATCCGTGGTCATATCCGGATTCATTGATTCTCCAGAGAACGGTGCCTCAGTGGTCAGTTACAGGCCGGACATCTTCTTCAAATTCTCCTGCAAGTACCCACTCGAGTATATCCTCAAGAACACAAAGCTCAAAGC GTCTTCGATCTCCGTTGCCGTGGCGATGAGTAATGGTAGTTTCAGCAGCTCGCTCACTCTGCAGCTGTACAAT GATCAgaatttcacatcagctctgattATCCCGGACACCGGCCTTCCACTCAGATACAAAGTTTATGTTGAAGTTAGCGTCAATAATTTAACTGCAAA TTTTAATGTCCTGCTGGATCACTGTTTTGCCACACCATCGCCATTCAATGCCTCGGCACTCGACACCGGATATTCTTTCTTTGTTGG GTGCAATGTAACTCCTCACACAAACATCATCACAAACGGAATCGGCCAGAAATCCCAATTCGTTTTTGATGCATTTCGCTTTACAGAGCACAGCGACAGGAAAGTCTCCACTGTCTACGTACACTGCATCACCAGACTGTGCGAAGCTCAGACCTGCCACACATTGCTCAAG GGCTGCTTCAGagatgggaggaggaaggggcAAAGTCGAGAAGATTCCCCCCGTGAGAGAGTGACAACAGAAACCTTCACAGTTTCATCTGGACCCATCTACACCAGTGAAGAAG AGTACACAGTGTCAGGATTGCCAGCACCTTGGAACG ACACAGCCCAGAGTGGCAAGGACAACCACATGAGCCTAGTGGGCCCCATCATTGGCATTGTGCTGGCAGTGACCGCAGGTGGTCTTATGATCGCCACCATCAGGAAGTGGATAAGAAGCCAGGTGACTAAGAGGAAGCAGCCAGAAGGGAATCACAAAGACACGGGTTACTCTGCAAACTGA